A genomic window from Bicyclus anynana chromosome 11, ilBicAnyn1.1, whole genome shotgun sequence includes:
- the LOC112051499 gene encoding uncharacterized protein LOC112051499: MMLPTCIIKLMELMLAIACLTLHQYSYDLTDIPTLMVCSGTYIGYVIVLSGEIVGEMIFAPLDLVQDMYFGIIGVILFSVCGGLVLGARNTPSLYPRTGDNTIALVAGSLAFLNALVMLMDLTLAFLDSEQFDDEASV; encoded by the exons ATGTTAGCAATAGCCTGCCTCACACTGCACCAATACAGCTATGACTTGACAGACATCCCCACACTGATGGTCTGCTCTGGAACGTACATCGGTTACGTGATCGTTCTCTCTGGAGAGATAGTTG GGGAAATGATTTTCGCGCCTCTAGATCTCGTCCAAGACATGTACTTCGGTATAATTGGAGTGATCCTGTTCTCGGTATGCGGTGGGCTAGTTCTTGGTGCGAGGAACACGCCCAGCTTGTACCCAAGAACTGGAGACAACACCATAGCACTCGTGGCCGGATCACTGGCCTTTCTGAATGCGCTTGTGATGTTAATGGACCTCACTCTCGCTTTTTTGGACAGTGAACAGTTTGATGATGAAGCTAGTGTTTGA
- the LOC112051506 gene encoding uncharacterized protein LOC112051506 — protein sequence MAISRLSIIKFLELALTCSCVALHYHSYNGEADIGMLVTGTYVGFLIIFAGAVAGYVMQTPSHQRVDIFYSLVGVALFVASGAVLIDRFQHASKSDYTNKNLAKASLSIINGAILLVDAVLTQRGG from the exons ATGGCAATCAGCAGATTATCTATCATCAAGTTTTTGGAACTG GCGCTGACGTGTTCGTGTGTGGCTCTGCACTACCACAGCTACAATGGCGAGGCGGACATCGGCATGCTCGTCACCGGCACATATGTGGGCTTCCTCATTATATTCGCGGGGGCAGTTGCTG GTTACGTCATGCAGACACCGTCCCACCAACGCGTCGACATCTTCTATTCCCTCGTGGGTGTGGCCTTGTTCGTCGCCAGCGGAGCTGTCCTAATTGACAG ATTCCAACACGCTTCGAAGTCTGATTATACTAACAAGAACCTGGCGAAGGCTTCGTTGTCGATCATCAATGGTGCTATTTTACTGGTAGATGCGGTGTTGACTCAACGCGGCGGATAG
- the LOC112051505 gene encoding uncharacterized protein LOC112051505 yields the protein MKIIIFILVIVIIVVKFSEASKLIKKAVFIAKNAFKEDSLTSVVWGRCDNFVVTDFLNQYEETVVTVKIDKGFDINNTHFHKNVLYKQTVFFAEDPAEFEYFLKVINRVIVVPIQVILVIAERKLSQDLAAEFTKTAWDNDVGNIIVMGYDVNDTIALNTYLPYENGCGNYSPVKINANTTNYFKPKFRNFNGCPIRTSLLEFIPYVKLKKQNDSVNINGVDGNVLKLIIESLNSTMDIVTANTNGVISSCINGTRVGTFNDLVYNVADIMVPSVIIVSIRYAVSQISYVYYTVKIVWCMPNQREIYQWVTAVLPFINMSTPLIILAMFIIIIIFRLIKKLGKIKGESNKGYLFQMFGIFIGQQVIINSKYRLINYLITFWIWFCLIVRISYQGELINGLRKTILEPRIKTLAEAIKVVDELGGMPTFIELYRNTSIADKYNQIKLRELPHYLDEIAAGRKYLLAVDMQQVKYYRHKVQILEERVTSMPACIHMRPRWPAAPEISHLIGRMVDSGLIVKIWRDMRNEWLLKHSRVENANTVTALDIKTLSSCFYGLLIMYCVCCFIFCLEIVLDRYKRRKFLKKCC from the coding sequence atgaaaattattattttcattttagtcATTGTTATTATAGTTGTAAAATTTTCAGAggcttcaaaattaattaaaaaagctgTGTTCATTGCAAAGAACGCATTTAAGGAAGACAGCTTGACGTCAGTAGTTTGGGGCCGCTGTGATAATTTTGTTGTAACGGATTTCTTAAACCAATATGAAGAGACTGTGGTCACCGTCAAGATTGATAAAggttttgatataaataatacgcactttcataaaaatgttttatataaacaGACAGTTTTCTTCGCAGAAGATCCAGCTGAGtttgaatattttctaaaaGTCATAAATCGTGTAATCGTGGTGCCCATACAAGTGATTTTGGTTATTGCAGAGCGTAAACTATCACAAGATTTAGCTGCTGAATTTACAAAAACAGCTTGGGATAATGATGTTGGTAATATCATAGTGATGGGttatgatgttaatgatactaTAGCATTAAATACGTACTTGCCCTATGAAAACGGATGTGGCAACTATAGCCCTGTGAAAATAAATGCTAACACTACAAACTATTTTAAACCAAAATTCCGAAATTTCAATGGCTGTCCAATTAGAACGTCTCTTTTAGAGTTCATACCGtatgtaaaattgaaaaaacaaaatgattcTGTAAATATAAATGGTGTTGATGGAAATGTACTCAAATTAATAATAGAATCGTTAAATTCTACCATGGACATAGTGACAGCGAATACAAATGGCGTAATTAGTTCATGCATAAACGGTACTAGAGTTGGTACTTTTAATGACTTGGTGTACAATGTAGCTGATATTATGGTACCGTCTGTTATTATAGTGTCTATAAGATACGCCGTATCGCAAATATCGTACGTTTATTACACTGTTAAAATAGTGTGGTGCATGCCTAATCAGCGAGAAATATACCAGTGGGTTACAGCTGTACTGCCTTTTATAAATATGTCAAcacctttaataatattagctatgtttatcatcattattatattccGGTTGATTAAAAAACTTGGAAAAATAAAAGGCGAGTCAAATAAGggatatttatttcaaatgtttGGTATATTTATCGGCCAACAAGTAATCATCAACTCTAAGTACAGGTTGATTAACTATTTGATTACTTTCTGGATATGGTTCTGTCTTATTGTTCGTATCTCGTATCAAGGGGAACTTATAAATGGATTACGGAAGACCATTTTAGAGCCACGCATTAAAACATTAGCTGAAGCAATAAAAGTTGTTGACGAACTTGGTGGAATGCCAACGTTTATTGAACTGTACCGAAATACGTCGATCGCAGATAAGTACAATCAGATCAAATTACGAGAGCTTCCGCATTATTTGGACGAAATTGCTGCTGGGAGGAAATATTTGCTAGCAGTTGATATGCAGCAAGTAAAATATTATCGGCATAAAGTTCAAATCCTTGAGGAACGCGTGACAAGTATGCCGGCCTGTATTCACATGCGACCTCGTTGGCCCGCTGCCCCGGAAATTAGTCACCTTATCGGCCGAATGGTAGACTCAGGATTAATCGTCAAAATTTGGAGGGACATGAGAAACGAATGGCTACTAAAACATAGCCGAGTAGAAAACGCTAATACGGTGACAGCATTGGACATAAAAACACTAAGTTCTTGTTTTTATGGTCTACTCATTATGTACTGTgtgtgttgttttattttttgtctagaGATCGTTTTGGATCGATACAAAAGAaggaaatttttgaaaaagtgTTGTTAA